TCCAACTTCCAGCTCGTGCCGGGCTACCGCCACACGGTGTGCGTCTCCGTCAACGACGAGGTCGTGCACGGCATCCCCGGCGACCGCGTGCTGCAGCCGGGCGACATCGTCTCGGTGGACAGCGGCGCGGAGATCGACGGCTGGAACGGCGACTCCGCCATGACCGTCGTGGTGCCGGATCCCGCGCGCCCCGACGTCGTGGAGGCCCGCGAGCGCCTGTCCCGCGTCACCGAGGACTCGCTCTGGGCGGGCATCGCCCGGCTCGCGACCGCGTCGTACCTCAACGAGGTGGGCGAGGCCGTCGAGGAGAGCGTCGAGGCGGCAGGCGCCTTCAGCATCGTCATGGACTACACGGGCCACGGCATCGGGCGGAGCATGCACGAGGATCCGCCGATCTTCAACTACCGCGTGCGCGGCAAGGGGCCTGCGGTGAAGCCGGGGCTCGTCGTCGCCATCGAGCCGATGATCACCGACGGCGAGGCGGAGACGCGCGTCCTCGACGACGACTGGACCGTCGCCACGGTCGACGGCAGCATGGCCTCGCACTGGGAGCACTCGGTCGCGGTGCACGCGCGCGGCATCTGGGTGCTGACGCTCGCGGACGGCGGGGCGTCGCGCCTCGTGCCGCTGGGCATCACGCCCGTCGCGCCCTGACCCGGGCCCGACGGCTCCGTCCGACCCGCTGAGCGGGGACGGCCGCGCTCAGGTGTCCATGACGTGCACGAGCTCCTCGATGAAGGAGCCGTGCGATCCCGACGCCCGCATGATGGCCTGCACGTCGCGGTGGTCGGAGAAGACCTCGACGAACTGGTCGAAGACGTGCTGGAAGCTCGTGCGGCCGCTCGCGCTGAAGGCGACGAGCGCGACCACGTGCACGCGGTTGCCGCCCCACTGCATCGCCTCGTCGTTGACCACGATCGCGATGGCCGTGCGATGCGCCGTCATCGCGAGCGAGTGCGGCACGGCGAGCGTGTCGGTGAACGCGGTCGACGAGAGGCGCTCGCGCTCGATGGCCCCGTCGATGTACTCGGGCTCGATGATGCCCTGCTCCACCATCTTGCCGCCGAGCAGCCGGATCATCGCCTCCTCGTCGGGCGCGTGCAGGTCGCGGAAGAACAGCGACTCGTCGAGGAAGCGCAGCAGGTCGTGCTTCATGGAGCTCCGGCGCGCGTGCCGGCGGACGCGGGCGACGGCCTGGCGGATCGACTCGATGTCGTCGGGCGTCGGCAGCGGCTGGACGACCACGACGTCGTCGCCGGGCGGACGCGTGCCGGTGGCGTTGATCACGAGCTGCACCCCGAGGGCGTCCGCGTCGACGTCGGTGCGCGTGACGACGGCGTCCACGCTGATATCGGCGCCCAGCGCCTGCTCGATGCGCTGCCGCATGATCTGGTGCAGGTCGTAGTAGTTCGGGCAGACGAGCGCGCACGCGACCCGGTCGTCGCGTCGGGCGATGCGCTCCCGGTGCGAGCCCACGTGCAGGGCGATGTACGCGATCTCGTCGTCGTTGATCGCGATCCCGCGTCGCCGCTGCACCTCGCTCGCGATGAACACCGCGATCTCGTACGTCATCGGGTAGGAGGTCTTGATGGAGCGCGCGAGCGGGTTGCGGGAGAAGGAGCGGTCGGCGGCGCGGGCCACGAGGTTGCCGAGGTGCAGGGAGAAGCGCACCGTGAAGTCCTCGTCCTCGAGGTCCACCAGGTACTCCTGCTTCACGCGGCGGACGATGGCGCGCACCACGTCGAGGTCGCTCTCGACGACGTGCTCGCGCATCACGGTCGCCAGCGACTGCTCGTTGCCGGGCGTGACGACGCGCGTGCGCACGAGGAGCGCGAGGTAGGCGACGTCGCCGGCGGGCACGGGCACGTCGAAGTGGGCGGCGAGCAGGCGGGCGAGCACGGCGCGGATCGCGAGGGCGGTGGGGTCGGCGGCGGCAGGTCCCTCGGCCGCGTCGTCGGCGGCCGGCGCGGGGTCGAGGTCGGCGCCCGCGGACGGATCCGCGCCGGCGTCCGTCCGCCGCGGCGACCGCGCGAGCCGGTCGACCGCGATCGCCACGTGCAGCAGCACGTTGTCGACGCCGTACTCGTTGACGAAGAAGCCGCCCTCGGTGAGCTCGCGGACGAGGTCCGTCTTGAACGCGCGCAGCGAGTCGGAGGCGAACTCCCGCTGCACCGTCTCGAGCGGCAGGAAGCCCTGCG
This window of the Clavibacter sepedonicus genome carries:
- a CDS encoding BglG family transcription antiterminator is translated as MLSENQERLLDYLSTADRWVEAGELADRLGVTTRSVRNYVTAVRERSTVAIASSPDGYRIDAGSYARHLGTRSGADQQGTPRDRLHALVRRLGDAPDGLDVFALADELHVSESTVEADLRKVRALVEDAGLALRRTGSIAVLEGSERDFRRLLSRMFRDESAQGFLPLETVQREFASDSLRAFKTDLVRELTEGGFFVNEYGVDNVLLHVAIAVDRLARSPRRTDAGADPSAGADLDPAPAADDAAEGPAAADPTALAIRAVLARLLAAHFDVPVPAGDVAYLALLVRTRVVTPGNEQSLATVMREHVVESDLDVVRAIVRRVKQEYLVDLEDEDFTVRFSLHLGNLVARAADRSFSRNPLARSIKTSYPMTYEIAVFIASEVQRRRGIAINDDEIAYIALHVGSHRERIARRDDRVACALVCPNYYDLHQIMRQRIEQALGADISVDAVVTRTDVDADALGVQLVINATGTRPPGDDVVVVQPLPTPDDIESIRQAVARVRRHARRSSMKHDLLRFLDESLFFRDLHAPDEEAMIRLLGGKMVEQGIIEPEYIDGAIERERLSSTAFTDTLAVPHSLAMTAHRTAIAIVVNDEAMQWGGNRVHVVALVAFSASGRTSFQHVFDQFVEVFSDHRDVQAIMRASGSHGSFIEELVHVMDT
- the map gene encoding type I methionyl aminopeptidase, which translates into the protein MGALRRTPGIYKTPDEIRRMVAPGLATAASLDAVRELIAPGITTGELDAAADAAIRALGGHSNFQLVPGYRHTVCVSVNDEVVHGIPGDRVLQPGDIVSVDSGAEIDGWNGDSAMTVVVPDPARPDVVEARERLSRVTEDSLWAGIARLATASYLNEVGEAVEESVEAAGAFSIVMDYTGHGIGRSMHEDPPIFNYRVRGKGPAVKPGLVVAIEPMITDGEAETRVLDDDWTVATVDGSMASHWEHSVAVHARGIWVLTLADGGASRLVPLGITPVAP